A genomic region of Chionomys nivalis chromosome 12, mChiNiv1.1, whole genome shotgun sequence contains the following coding sequences:
- the LOC130884735 gene encoding olfactory receptor 11H6: MKSTWSLKTFLIIHFMVVSVFLTALGSQNKTIHFVTEFILLGFSNQGDMQSLFFSSILVLYLLTLLGNGAIVCAVKWDRRLHTPMYIFLGNFAFLEIWYVSSTIPNMLVNILSENKTISFSACFLQFYFFFSLGTTECFFLSVMAYDRYLAICRPLHYPSIMTRKFCVILISVCWVSGFLCYPVPIVLISQLPFCGPNVIDHFVCDPGPLFALACVAAPSTELLCYTFNSMIIFGPFLSILGSYTLVLRAVLRVPSGAGRTKAFSTCGSHLVVVSLFYGTLMVMYVSPTSGNPAGMQKIVTLIYSALTPLLNPLIYSLRNKDMKNALKKVLGLTTLQN, translated from the coding sequence ATGAAAAGTACTTGGAGCCTAAAAACATTCCTGATCATTCACTTCatggttgtttctgtttttctaacAGCGTTGGGATCCCAGAATAAGACAATACATTTTGTGACTGAGTTTATCCTCCTGGGTTTCAGTAACCAGGGGGATATGCAAAGCTTATTCTTCTCCTCAATCCTGGTTCTCTACCTCCTAACCTTGCTGGGGAATGGAGCTATTGTCTGTGCTGTGAAATGGGATCGGAGGCTCCACACGCCCATGTACATCTTCCTGGGAAACTTCGCCTTTTTAGAGATATGGTATGTTTCTTCTACCATCCCAAATATGCTGGTCAATATCCTCTCTGAGAATAAGACCAtctccttctctgcctgcttcctccaattctatttctttttttcgcTTGGAACGACAGAGTGTTTCTTCTTATCAGTTATGGCTTACGATCGATACCTGGCTATCTGCCGACCTTTGCATTACCCTTCCATCATGACTAGGAAGTTCTGTGTAATCCTGATCAGTGTGTGCTGGGTGAGTGGATTCCTCTGCTACCCAGTCCCCATCGTCCTCATCTCCCAACTTCCTTTCTGCGGACCTAACGTCATTGACCACTTTGTCTGTGACCCAGGACCGTTGTTTGCACTGGCCTGTGTCGCTGCTCCCTCCACTGAGCTTCTTTGTTATACCTTCAATTCAATGATCATCTTTGGGCCCTTCCTCTCCATCTTAGGATCCTACACTCTAGTGCTCAGAGCTGTGCTCCGTGTGCCTTCTGGTGCTGGTCGAACTAAAGCTTTCTCCACATGTGGATCCCACTTAGTGGTGGTGTCCCTGTTCTATGGGACTCTCATGGTGATGTATGTGAGCCCAACCTCAGGGAACCCAGCAGGAATGCAGAAGATCGTCACTCTGATTTACTCAGCCTTGACTCCCCTCTTAAACCCCCTCA